A genomic segment from Bombus affinis isolate iyBomAffi1 chromosome 13, iyBomAffi1.2, whole genome shotgun sequence encodes:
- the LOC126923697 gene encoding uncharacterized protein LOC126923697 isoform X1, protein METEELTRLVDEIYKNILDKFNPGARQLINAGKAYLKALHGAAAASRVYVDALSRLARQAQLGTWGGSKDVGFALMRIVEVYKEIQEQEMNILKAFYVDLLVPLETNLEKDTKVVQSEQKKFLQQHKTRSETYSKAAATMKKQRKKSRGASKSGLAMDKELKNMQILEEEKSKLDAFCEQSLKNAMTQERRRYGFVLERQCSLAKHYASFHEVALAALHPSVDKWREVAATREYLPQSVEDMFASRLRQVSFWPEDEENGGSELTMSSQLRKTRSMDSSCLELRPGPPSGNVPSTTYQGPTSHLSSVLSRARSEANLHASTLSLDPEVPETPPRPRSMAPPASRNSGSGGGGGSGTGVSSGGWGDAPLARALFAYLSSGENQLSFLEGDLIALMGDRQKGWQFGENLRTQSSGWFPLAYTEIIIDDSLGSPSHGTNNGRVLEPQAVPPCKPPPSRPPVTPSIDEVSSGFHGVGNNNVNNSNNNNSSTGTPTNVPNSNSSHNLATPTARQTKPIRPSGTLPTVLAGGRRIQPPAPPVPPPQVVTSLHSSNDSGFSNEPPAQPDIDYSDDEAMRQRRRKPRADRITEAVKQHQKDDKPNNKDWENDSWKTIPRDEKSWHLYRTAMDIWAEANANQGNENGETRYQNRHYDTQERKNGRDFSDRGAMENGPTRKSGKKSQERSQKNEYDNRGRGNSNHKSKVMSNEEPSRKSTRRNNEQMEQDRRESKRVKEHDETEEDEIELEEEDDTYVGRIDYQKYDGKKYYEDRVDGQERSSRRGYHPVAQEESKYENEKTSSASSSGTDDESTITIPETGRKVEHIAQKLEQTAQKYAREHSPPKFIERRNDYRSLERREEKQPPPPYERYNDCDRSRGPQRFERERERYLDKSPSAAQKTSTYERERTFEKNPDRNRNIERASSRRFERPRPPSEEAPERPTDPRNLYRERRFSDKEEAIYGETRYVRENVSVDKERGYESNFETKLERTKVIERHGYQNLGQSNLQKFQRNGQQILEKNDTNNNTLKDDNRKPLLPRQTTAVGHLIQTGRAFDVDSKSPKLVKRTKSFWRFRRDSDVLEGMALWQHRSLVDIPKMIKKEAKDDANSDDTSKQNPSDSPNSRQSLEKRNSDVTITNDSQHEEPKPAERIHVPEKSDYFEDFPTPAERPKTVERSEYRMHQEERSYFMGNVSRKAIIEKERKRSLEAKRNMIVAELKENNEAKRNERRKKYTDDEDGLTQNFSETEASDEESTYSCIVVKDQTVAEKTLLPRTKLRRDSDRERDKNTCGPWYDLWGVDASVNKKKKKKQQ, encoded by the exons CTGAAAGCGTTCTACGTCGACCTACTGGTTCCCCTCGAGACGAACCTGGAGAAAGACACCAAGGTCGTCCAG AGCGAACAGAAGAAGTTTCTGCAGCAGCACAAGACCAGGTCCGAAACTTACAGCAAAGCGGCGGCAACGATGAAGAAGCAGAGGAAGAAGTCAAGGGGCGCGAGCAAGAGTGGACTGGCCATGGACAAAGAGCTCAAGAATATGCAGATTCTCGAGGAGGAGAAGTCTAAGCTAGACGCCTTTTGTGAACAGAGTTTGAAGAAT GCTATGACTCAGGAACGAAGAAGGTACGGCTTTGTTCTCGAGCGACAATGCTCCTTGGCGAAACATTATGCGAGTTTTCACGAGGTCGCGTTAGCTGCTCTTCATCCCTCGGTGGATAAGTGGCGCGAGGTAGCTGCTACTAGGGAATATTTACCACAATCCGTGGAAGACATGTTCGCTTCCAGGCTTAGA CAAGTTTCATTTTGGCCCGAGGACGAGGAAAACGGCGGCTCAGAGTTAACCATGAGCTCGCAATTGAGAAAGACCAGAAGCATGGATAGCTCTTGCTTGGAACTTCGACCTGGACCGCCGTCCGGAAATGTGCCAAGTACCACTTATCAAGGTCCAACTTCTCATCTTTCATCTGTACTGTCTAGAGCAAGGTCAGAGGCCAATCTGCACGCTTCGACATTATCTCTGGATCCAG AGGTTCCAGAAACTCCACCAAGGCCGAGGTCCATGGCGCCTCCGGCATCACGCAACAGCGGCAGTGGAGGTGGGGGTGGTAGTGGCACAGGGGTGAGTTCCGGTGGCTGGGGAGATGCACCCCTCGCGAGGGCTCTCTTCGCCTATTTGAGCTCCGGGGAAAATCAGCTGAGTTTCCTGGAGGGCGATCTCATTGCGTTGATGG GAGATCGTCAGAAAGGCTGGCAATTTGGGGAGAATCTCCGCACACAGAGCTCCGGATGGTTCCCACTGGCATACACAGAAATTATTATCGACGATAGTTTAGG ATCGCCGAGTCACGGAACAAACAATGGTCGCGTGTTGGAGCCGCAAGCAGTTCCACCCTGTAAGCCACCACCCTCTCGACCGCCAGTGACACCGAGCATCGATGAAGTGTCGAGTGGATTCCATGGAGTAGGAAACAACAACGTCAACAACAGTAACAACAATAACAGCAGTACCGGCACTCCTACAAATGTACCGAATAGCAACAGTTCTCACAATTTAGCGACACCTACTGCACGTCAAACAAAACCG ATCCGTCCATCGGGCACTTTGCCCACTGTTTTGGCTGGTGGCCGTAGGATACAGCCACCTGCTCCGCCCGTGCCACCTCCTCAAGTCGTCACGTCTCTTCACAGCAGCAACGACAGCGGTTTCTCAAACGAGCCACCGGCTCAGCCTGATATCGACTACAGCGACGACGAGGCCATGAG ACAACGACGAAGAAAGCCGCGTGCTGATAGAATAACCGAAGCGGTGAAGCAACACCAGAAGGACGACAAGCCCAACAACAAGGACTGGGAAAACGATTCCTGGAAGACGATACCCAGGGACGAGAAGAGTTGGCATCTTTACAGAACCGCGATGGACATTTGGGCGGAGGCGAACGCGAATCAAGGCAACGAGAACGGCGAGACAAGGTACCAGAATCGTCATTACGACACTCAGGAGCGTAAAAATGGAAGGGACTTCTCTGACCGTGGTGCGATGGAGAATGGGCCGACAAGAAAATCAGGAAAGAAGAGTCAAGAAAGATCGCAGAAAAACGAGTACGATAATCGCGGTCGCGGCAATTCCAATCACAAAAGCAAGGTTATGAGCAACGAAGAACCATCGAGAAAGTCCACAAGAAGGAATAACGAGCAAATGGAACAGGATCGTCGAGAATCGAAAAGAGTGAAGGAACACGATGAGACAGAGGAGGACGAGATCGAACTGGAGGAGGAGGACGATACCTACGTTGGCAGGATCGATTACCAGAAGTACGACGGTAAGAAGTATTACGAGGACCGAGTTGATGGTCAGGAGCGTAGCTCTCGTCGCGGATATCATCCGGTTGCTCAGGAAGAATCAAAATACGAGAACGAGAAAACATCGTCGGCCTCGTCCTCGGGCACCGACGACGAGAGTACTATCACGATCCCGGAGACTGGCAGGAAGGTGGAACATATCGCGCAGAAACTAGAGCAAACCGCGCAGAAGTATGCTCGGGAGCATAGCCCACCAAAGTTTATAGAGCGAAGGAACGATTATAGAAGTTTAGAGCGTAGAGAGGAGAAGCAACCTCCACCGCCGTACGAGAGGTATAACGACTGCGATAGGAGTCGCGGGCCGCAGAGGTTCGAGCGAGAAAGGGAACGATACTTGGATAAGTCGCCCAGTGCGGCCCAGAAGACCTCTACTTACGAAAGAGAAAGGACTTTCGAGAAGAATCCCGATAGAAATAGGAATATCGAGCGGGCGTCGAGTCGCCGTTTCGAGAGACCGAGACCGCCTTCCGAAGAAGCTCCTGAGAGGCCAACGGATCCCCGTAACCTTTATCGAGAGCGTAGATTTTCCGACAAAGAGGAGGCGATCTATGGCGAGACCAGATACGTCAGAGAAAACGTGTCAGTAGATAAAGAGCGCGGATACGAGTCGAACTTTGAGACGAAGCTGGAAAGGACGAAGGTGATCGAGAGGCACGGCTATCAGAATCTCGGTCAGAGTAATCTTCAGAAGTTCCAAAGGAACGGACAGCAAATCTTAGAGAAGAACGATACGAATAATAACACATTGAAGGACGATAACCGCAAACCACTGCTCCCAAGACAGACGACCGCTGTTGGACACTTGATACAGACAGGTAGAGCTTTCGATGTCGACTCCAAGAGTCCGAAACTCGTGAAGAGAACAAAGTCCTTCTGGAGGTTCAGGAGAGATTCCGACGTTCTTGAGGGTATGGCACTCTGGCAGCACAGATCTTTGGTTGATATTCCGAAAATGATTAAGAAGGAAGCGAAAGATGACGCGAATTCAGACGACACCAGCAAGCAGAATCCAAGTGACAGCCCCAACTCTCGGCAAAGTTTGGAAAAAAGGAACAGCGACGTGACCATTACCAACGACTCGCAGCACGAAGAACCAAAACCTGCGGAAAGAATTCACGTGCCCGAAAAATCCGATTACTTCGAGGATTTTCCTACGCCGGCGGAAAGACCAAAGACTGTCGAGAGGTCCGAGTATCGAATGCATCAAGAGGAGAGGTCTTACTTTATGGGGAATGTCTCGCGGAAAGCCATAATCGAGAAGGAGCGAAAACGTAGCCTGGAAGCTAAGCGTAACATGATCGTGGCCGAATTGAAGGAAAATAACGAGGCCAAGAGGAACGAGAGGAGGAAAAAGTACACGGACGACGAAGATGGATTGACGCAGAACTTCAGCGAAACAGAGGCGTCCGACGAAGAGTCCACGTACAGTTGCATCGTAGTAAAGGATCAAACAGTGGCGGAGAAGACTCTTCTTCCTAGGACTAAACTCCGTAGGGATTCCGATCGAGAAAGAGATAAAAATACTTGTGGACCGTGGTACGATCTTTGGGGAGTGGACGCCTCCGtcaacaagaagaagaagaagaaacagcaATAA
- the LOC126923697 gene encoding trichohyalin isoform X2, which yields MRIVEVYKEIQEQEMNILKAFYVDLLVPLETNLEKDTKVVQSEQKKFLQQHKTRSETYSKAAATMKKQRKKSRGASKSGLAMDKELKNMQILEEEKSKLDAFCEQSLKNAMTQERRRYGFVLERQCSLAKHYASFHEVALAALHPSVDKWREVAATREYLPQSVEDMFASRLRQVSFWPEDEENGGSELTMSSQLRKTRSMDSSCLELRPGPPSGNVPSTTYQGPTSHLSSVLSRARSEANLHASTLSLDPEVPETPPRPRSMAPPASRNSGSGGGGGSGTGVSSGGWGDAPLARALFAYLSSGENQLSFLEGDLIALMGDRQKGWQFGENLRTQSSGWFPLAYTEIIIDDSLGSPSHGTNNGRVLEPQAVPPCKPPPSRPPVTPSIDEVSSGFHGVGNNNVNNSNNNNSSTGTPTNVPNSNSSHNLATPTARQTKPIRPSGTLPTVLAGGRRIQPPAPPVPPPQVVTSLHSSNDSGFSNEPPAQPDIDYSDDEAMRQRRRKPRADRITEAVKQHQKDDKPNNKDWENDSWKTIPRDEKSWHLYRTAMDIWAEANANQGNENGETRYQNRHYDTQERKNGRDFSDRGAMENGPTRKSGKKSQERSQKNEYDNRGRGNSNHKSKVMSNEEPSRKSTRRNNEQMEQDRRESKRVKEHDETEEDEIELEEEDDTYVGRIDYQKYDGKKYYEDRVDGQERSSRRGYHPVAQEESKYENEKTSSASSSGTDDESTITIPETGRKVEHIAQKLEQTAQKYAREHSPPKFIERRNDYRSLERREEKQPPPPYERYNDCDRSRGPQRFERERERYLDKSPSAAQKTSTYERERTFEKNPDRNRNIERASSRRFERPRPPSEEAPERPTDPRNLYRERRFSDKEEAIYGETRYVRENVSVDKERGYESNFETKLERTKVIERHGYQNLGQSNLQKFQRNGQQILEKNDTNNNTLKDDNRKPLLPRQTTAVGHLIQTGRAFDVDSKSPKLVKRTKSFWRFRRDSDVLEGMALWQHRSLVDIPKMIKKEAKDDANSDDTSKQNPSDSPNSRQSLEKRNSDVTITNDSQHEEPKPAERIHVPEKSDYFEDFPTPAERPKTVERSEYRMHQEERSYFMGNVSRKAIIEKERKRSLEAKRNMIVAELKENNEAKRNERRKKYTDDEDGLTQNFSETEASDEESTYSCIVVKDQTVAEKTLLPRTKLRRDSDRERDKNTCGPWYDLWGVDASVNKKKKKKQQ from the exons CTGAAAGCGTTCTACGTCGACCTACTGGTTCCCCTCGAGACGAACCTGGAGAAAGACACCAAGGTCGTCCAG AGCGAACAGAAGAAGTTTCTGCAGCAGCACAAGACCAGGTCCGAAACTTACAGCAAAGCGGCGGCAACGATGAAGAAGCAGAGGAAGAAGTCAAGGGGCGCGAGCAAGAGTGGACTGGCCATGGACAAAGAGCTCAAGAATATGCAGATTCTCGAGGAGGAGAAGTCTAAGCTAGACGCCTTTTGTGAACAGAGTTTGAAGAAT GCTATGACTCAGGAACGAAGAAGGTACGGCTTTGTTCTCGAGCGACAATGCTCCTTGGCGAAACATTATGCGAGTTTTCACGAGGTCGCGTTAGCTGCTCTTCATCCCTCGGTGGATAAGTGGCGCGAGGTAGCTGCTACTAGGGAATATTTACCACAATCCGTGGAAGACATGTTCGCTTCCAGGCTTAGA CAAGTTTCATTTTGGCCCGAGGACGAGGAAAACGGCGGCTCAGAGTTAACCATGAGCTCGCAATTGAGAAAGACCAGAAGCATGGATAGCTCTTGCTTGGAACTTCGACCTGGACCGCCGTCCGGAAATGTGCCAAGTACCACTTATCAAGGTCCAACTTCTCATCTTTCATCTGTACTGTCTAGAGCAAGGTCAGAGGCCAATCTGCACGCTTCGACATTATCTCTGGATCCAG AGGTTCCAGAAACTCCACCAAGGCCGAGGTCCATGGCGCCTCCGGCATCACGCAACAGCGGCAGTGGAGGTGGGGGTGGTAGTGGCACAGGGGTGAGTTCCGGTGGCTGGGGAGATGCACCCCTCGCGAGGGCTCTCTTCGCCTATTTGAGCTCCGGGGAAAATCAGCTGAGTTTCCTGGAGGGCGATCTCATTGCGTTGATGG GAGATCGTCAGAAAGGCTGGCAATTTGGGGAGAATCTCCGCACACAGAGCTCCGGATGGTTCCCACTGGCATACACAGAAATTATTATCGACGATAGTTTAGG ATCGCCGAGTCACGGAACAAACAATGGTCGCGTGTTGGAGCCGCAAGCAGTTCCACCCTGTAAGCCACCACCCTCTCGACCGCCAGTGACACCGAGCATCGATGAAGTGTCGAGTGGATTCCATGGAGTAGGAAACAACAACGTCAACAACAGTAACAACAATAACAGCAGTACCGGCACTCCTACAAATGTACCGAATAGCAACAGTTCTCACAATTTAGCGACACCTACTGCACGTCAAACAAAACCG ATCCGTCCATCGGGCACTTTGCCCACTGTTTTGGCTGGTGGCCGTAGGATACAGCCACCTGCTCCGCCCGTGCCACCTCCTCAAGTCGTCACGTCTCTTCACAGCAGCAACGACAGCGGTTTCTCAAACGAGCCACCGGCTCAGCCTGATATCGACTACAGCGACGACGAGGCCATGAG ACAACGACGAAGAAAGCCGCGTGCTGATAGAATAACCGAAGCGGTGAAGCAACACCAGAAGGACGACAAGCCCAACAACAAGGACTGGGAAAACGATTCCTGGAAGACGATACCCAGGGACGAGAAGAGTTGGCATCTTTACAGAACCGCGATGGACATTTGGGCGGAGGCGAACGCGAATCAAGGCAACGAGAACGGCGAGACAAGGTACCAGAATCGTCATTACGACACTCAGGAGCGTAAAAATGGAAGGGACTTCTCTGACCGTGGTGCGATGGAGAATGGGCCGACAAGAAAATCAGGAAAGAAGAGTCAAGAAAGATCGCAGAAAAACGAGTACGATAATCGCGGTCGCGGCAATTCCAATCACAAAAGCAAGGTTATGAGCAACGAAGAACCATCGAGAAAGTCCACAAGAAGGAATAACGAGCAAATGGAACAGGATCGTCGAGAATCGAAAAGAGTGAAGGAACACGATGAGACAGAGGAGGACGAGATCGAACTGGAGGAGGAGGACGATACCTACGTTGGCAGGATCGATTACCAGAAGTACGACGGTAAGAAGTATTACGAGGACCGAGTTGATGGTCAGGAGCGTAGCTCTCGTCGCGGATATCATCCGGTTGCTCAGGAAGAATCAAAATACGAGAACGAGAAAACATCGTCGGCCTCGTCCTCGGGCACCGACGACGAGAGTACTATCACGATCCCGGAGACTGGCAGGAAGGTGGAACATATCGCGCAGAAACTAGAGCAAACCGCGCAGAAGTATGCTCGGGAGCATAGCCCACCAAAGTTTATAGAGCGAAGGAACGATTATAGAAGTTTAGAGCGTAGAGAGGAGAAGCAACCTCCACCGCCGTACGAGAGGTATAACGACTGCGATAGGAGTCGCGGGCCGCAGAGGTTCGAGCGAGAAAGGGAACGATACTTGGATAAGTCGCCCAGTGCGGCCCAGAAGACCTCTACTTACGAAAGAGAAAGGACTTTCGAGAAGAATCCCGATAGAAATAGGAATATCGAGCGGGCGTCGAGTCGCCGTTTCGAGAGACCGAGACCGCCTTCCGAAGAAGCTCCTGAGAGGCCAACGGATCCCCGTAACCTTTATCGAGAGCGTAGATTTTCCGACAAAGAGGAGGCGATCTATGGCGAGACCAGATACGTCAGAGAAAACGTGTCAGTAGATAAAGAGCGCGGATACGAGTCGAACTTTGAGACGAAGCTGGAAAGGACGAAGGTGATCGAGAGGCACGGCTATCAGAATCTCGGTCAGAGTAATCTTCAGAAGTTCCAAAGGAACGGACAGCAAATCTTAGAGAAGAACGATACGAATAATAACACATTGAAGGACGATAACCGCAAACCACTGCTCCCAAGACAGACGACCGCTGTTGGACACTTGATACAGACAGGTAGAGCTTTCGATGTCGACTCCAAGAGTCCGAAACTCGTGAAGAGAACAAAGTCCTTCTGGAGGTTCAGGAGAGATTCCGACGTTCTTGAGGGTATGGCACTCTGGCAGCACAGATCTTTGGTTGATATTCCGAAAATGATTAAGAAGGAAGCGAAAGATGACGCGAATTCAGACGACACCAGCAAGCAGAATCCAAGTGACAGCCCCAACTCTCGGCAAAGTTTGGAAAAAAGGAACAGCGACGTGACCATTACCAACGACTCGCAGCACGAAGAACCAAAACCTGCGGAAAGAATTCACGTGCCCGAAAAATCCGATTACTTCGAGGATTTTCCTACGCCGGCGGAAAGACCAAAGACTGTCGAGAGGTCCGAGTATCGAATGCATCAAGAGGAGAGGTCTTACTTTATGGGGAATGTCTCGCGGAAAGCCATAATCGAGAAGGAGCGAAAACGTAGCCTGGAAGCTAAGCGTAACATGATCGTGGCCGAATTGAAGGAAAATAACGAGGCCAAGAGGAACGAGAGGAGGAAAAAGTACACGGACGACGAAGATGGATTGACGCAGAACTTCAGCGAAACAGAGGCGTCCGACGAAGAGTCCACGTACAGTTGCATCGTAGTAAAGGATCAAACAGTGGCGGAGAAGACTCTTCTTCCTAGGACTAAACTCCGTAGGGATTCCGATCGAGAAAGAGATAAAAATACTTGTGGACCGTGGTACGATCTTTGGGGAGTGGACGCCTCCGtcaacaagaagaagaagaagaaacagcaATAA